In Electrophorus electricus isolate fEleEle1 chromosome 18, fEleEle1.pri, whole genome shotgun sequence, one genomic interval encodes:
- the lzts1 gene encoding leucine zipper putative tumor suppressor 2 homolog: MGSVSSLISGHSLHSKHSRSVATPRKGLQGRKSGRGLDSLLKHGFAQDSSANNNTKVSYRSGKSEDFLYIKVSNNPKAGAQRSTTDKAEEQVEMGQKKGTLPELVPVSGKLDKSAEKALIRPTAFKPVLPRSSSSLVETHNNLSTILGVWISPIDRQKESQEPKQESISGTLSDSGRNSMSSLPTHSTSGSSQTDNLSTCIGHPQQYGGTSPNSTLQGGVAGGVAGGVAGGMARGCRTAATSWVGGGVSGNNSTVDRGTGGTANPSTRSVGVLSDYVSGPNPNPNPNPNPNPNPKPNPNANCVPKSASLNRDGTDASLTQDPGSLLSEPSPTKSSASGGGVRSPISTDESLIQQLERQLLDRESELAELQTCFEEKEWDTCQLFEENQRYCVDEMTGLKQRCSTKLRQVSQRALQTQQVLQQQVLHLQQEVERLQEEVERLTQAREAAENQLRSYKNQQDQLAPTLEETQWEVCQKAGEISLLKQQLKESQGDVVSKLAEIIRLKASLRDARTCLDDLQQKTREYEEALRSQSTEVEVCQNELQRKKSEAEVLRDKVAKLQMDIRGMKQDLALAKEHHLQLSQAKMEGSGVCRVKMGNLDGSGEGKAGELNITALHKEVERLREQLKEEKEKKDKMISSFQEERQIWNTEKDRVIRYQKQLQYNYLQMHRKNQALQKILRDLTAELENRAEQDLDPQSPDLPHDSVTATEI, translated from the exons ATGGGTAGTGTCAGCAGTTTGATTTCTGGCCACAGCctccacagtaaacacagcaggTCTGTGGCCACACCCAGAAAGGGTTTGCAGGGGAGGAAAAGTGGGCGTGGCCTGGACAGTCTTCTCAAACATGGCTTCGCTCAGGACTCCAGCGCCAACAACAACACCAAAGTCAGCTACCGTTCCGGAAAAAGCGAAGACTTTTTATACATTAAGGTGAGCAATAACCCGAAAGCAGGAGCCCAGAGGAGCACAACAGACAAGGCAGAGGAGCAGGTTGAGATGGGCCAGAAGAAAGGAACACTACCAGAACTGGTACCTGTGTCTGGGAAACTGGACAAG aGTGCAGAAAAGGCCTTGATTCGTCCTACGGCCTTCAAACCAGTTCTCCCACGGAGCTCCAGCTCCTTGGTGGAGACCCACAACAACCTGAGCACCATCCTGGGGGTGTGGATCAGTCCCATTGACAGGCAGAAGGAGTCACAGGAGCCCAAGCAGGAGAGCATATCAGGAACGCTGTCCGATTCCGGGCGGAACTCCATGTCTAGCCTCCCTACTCACAGCACAAGTGGCAGTAGCCAGACAGACAACCTCAGCACCTGCATTGGACACCCACAGCAATACGGAGGGACTTCCCCAAATTCCACCTTGCAGGGAGGTGTGGCCGGGGGCGTAGCGGGGGGTGTGGCTGGGGGCATGGCCAGGGGCTGCAGGACTGCAGCTACCAGCTGGGTGGGCGGTGGAGTTAGCGGGAATAACAGCACTGTTGACAGGGGTACTGGTGGGACTGCAAATCCCAGCACCAGATCAGTTGGAGTGCTGAGTGACTATGTGTCTGggcctaaccccaaccccaaccccaaccccaaccccaatcCCAATCCCAAACCCAACCCCAACGCCAACTGTGTGCCTAAATCGGCGAGTCTGAACAGGGACGGTACTGATGCATCACTGACTCAGGACCCTGGGAGTCTGTTGTCAGAGCCAAGCCCCACCAAGTCGTCAGCGTCGGGGGGCGGCGTGCGCTCACCCATCTCCACTGATGAGTCTCTTATCCAGCAGCTGGAGAGGCAACTCCTAGACCGAGAGTCAGAGCTGGCTGAGCTGCAGACATGCTTTGAGGAGAAGGAGTGGGACACGTGTCAGCTGTTTGAGGAGAACCAACGCTACTGTGTGGATGAGATGACAGGCCTAAAACAGCGGTGCTCCACCAAACTGCGCcag gtatCCCAGCGTGCACTACAGACTCAGCAGGTGTTACAGCAGCAGGTCCTGCATCTCCAGCAGGAGGTGGAGCGgctgcaggaggaggtggagcgcCTTACACAGGCCAGGGAGGCGGCCGAGAACCAGCTAAGGAGCTACAAAAACCAGCAGGACCAGTTAGCGCCCACGCTGGAGGAGACACAGTGGGAG gtgtgtcaGAAGGCAGGTGAGATCTCCCTCCTGAAACAGCAGCTGAAGGAGTCACAGGGTGATGTGGTGTCCAAGCTGGCTGAGATCATCAGGCTGAAAGCCTCCCTCAGAGACGCCAGGACCTGCCTGGATGACCTACAACAGAAGACCAGGGAGTATGAGGAAGCCCTGCGCTCACAGAGCACCGAAGTGGAG GTGTGTCAGAACGAACTCCAGAGGAAGAAGAGCGAGGCAGAGGTGCTCCGAGACAAGGTGGCCAAGCTTCAGATGGACATCAGAGGGATGAAGCAGGACCTGGCGCTGGCCAAGGAGCACCATTTGCAGCTCAGCCAGGCCAAGATGGAGGGCTCTGGGGTATGCAGAGTCAAGATGGGGAATTTAGATGGCTCGGGAGAGGGCAAAGCAGGTGAACTAAACATCACTGCCCTTCATAAGGAGGTGGAAAGACTGAGAGAACaactgaaagaagagaaagaaaagaaggacAAGATGATAAGCAGTTTCCAAGAGGAGAGGCAAATATGGAATACTGAAAAGGACAGAGTGATCCGCTACCAGAAACAGCTGCAGTACAATTACCTGCAGATGCACAGGAAGAATCAGGCATTGCAGAAGATCCTGAGGGATCTCACGGCAGAGCTGGAGAACAGGGCCGAGCAAGACCTGGACCCCCAGAGTCCTGACCTGCCCCATGACAGCGTCACTGCCACTGAGATATGA
- the LOC113584825 gene encoding uncharacterized protein LOC113584825 gives MTSPWTNDREEEFVALIEGKPELFDNTEMNFTNKTAKMNAWLELAEHFHISEKELRKRWDSLRTQYSRYTKMYASGSADGRLCTARQQWILQRLKFLDPHIKRRSSYCTDLDYEVMVVENSCDELSPAQVDVELEADGMSTVLLHRPVCSDSEQSADTTRLQLPRRPYQDTEKRSSDSPPYQSSKRACERDPRGPERPEPQGLLSRAAGRESVERVEREVDSASPQTHSRSPVADTDDRWDAFGRYVASCLRSLESCSSRTQAQDELCAILQRHMERAGEGDATERKNRSVSACTSCRASTVPPRTHTQREPSALVFQDDLEPFLKSMAIVIQRLPEGVRAEVKFRVHELVHRAQMKHLYEHTNTQTAPAANQVSTWENGLNYNLI, from the exons ATGACGTCCCCTTGGACTAACgacagagaggaagagtttGTGGCCCTGATCGAGGGAAAACCAGAATTATTTGATAACACTGAGATGAacttcacaaacaaaacagcaaagatGAACGCCTGGCTGGAGTTGGCAGAGCATTTCCACATCAGCG AGAAGGAACTGAGGAAGCGGTGGGACTCGCTGCGCACCCAGTACAGCAGGTACACGAAGATGTACGCTTCTGGAAGCGCGGACGGACGCCTGTGCACCGCCAGACAGCAGTGGATCCTGCAGCGGCTAAAGTTCCTGGACCCTCACATCAAGAGaaggtcctcctactgcaccGACCTGGACTATGAG GTGATGGTGGTTGAAAACAGCTGTGATGAGTTGAGTCCAGCGCAGGTGGATGTAGAGCTTGAGGCTGATGGTATGAGCACCGTCCTCCTTCACCGCCCCGTCTGTTCGGACAGTGAGCAGAGCGCCGACACCACCAGGCTTCAGCTGCCCAGACGCCCCTACCAGGACACAGAGAAGCGCAGCTCAGACTCTCCTCCCTACCAGAGCAGCAAAAGAGCCTGTGAGAGAGACCCACGAGGTCCCGAGAGGCCTGAGCCACAGGGCCTTCTGTCACGAGCCGCTGGCAGGGAGAGTGTGGAGCGTGTGGAAAGGGAGGTGGACTCGGCcagcccacagacacactcccgcAGCCCCGTGGCCGATACGGACGACCGCTGGGACGCCTTCGGCAGGTATGTGGCGTCCTGCCTCAGGAGCCTGGAGTCATGCAGCAGTCGGACGCAAGCGCAGGACGAGCTGTGTGCCATTTTACAGAGACACATGGAGCGGGCGGGAGAGGGGGATGCCACGGAGAGGAAGAACAGGAGCGTGAGCGCGTGCACGTCCTGCCGGGCCTCCACGGTGCCACCCCGCACGCACACCCAGCGAGAGCCCAGCGCGCTTGTGTTCCAGGACGACCTGGAGCCGTTCCTCAAGTCCATGGCTATCGTTATCCAGAGGCTCCCCGAGGGCGTCAGGGCGGAAGTGAAGTTCAGGGTCCATGAGCTGGTGCACAGGGCCCAGATGAAACACTtgtatgaacacacaaacacacagactgcacCAGCAGCTAACCAGGTGTCCACCTGGGAGAACGGTCTCAACTACAACCTCATCTGA